A single genomic interval of Anopheles marshallii chromosome 2, idAnoMarsDA_429_01, whole genome shotgun sequence harbors:
- the LOC128718098 gene encoding conserved oligomeric Golgi complex subunit 7, with the protein MALKFMIAVILALVVCTLAAPAPAPEPKPDPKAQLIAAAPLGYAAYPYPYPYISPYSNVLAPYTTYAYPSLAYSYNYPYALDISAFSGEDFDVSSWINTSYDRSQRTATGSTGKEAFVSSLVSKMQLYVQQINVALEQTGGQVLKNIPKVISDASMLQIESGLLKQRMNQVQRDIAHLQTETGDCMVSLERLDSIKQRLQSSKQCLQEADGWGKLAGELEDLLEKSDIEASSGKLLSLQKSLAAQIALHGHAERENQVEYFKNRLEALVSPSVVVALRSMDIAACRRYVGIFEGIDRLAQLKQYYRTVLKTFVQEQWASAIEGSESGGSDVLKEFYDNLLELVKNHLRWCCQCFGDANDCVLAVAEALENLEPTRESIVRSALKRANDKFWTLTQFSKVNVSMGALIEGWVRGGPQHDIRCEDEIILDRLASSLFVYFGIFMKEYPTLENTQLEAALQSLTVVGTAPTDSVHNLESANAKIVRWATEAMARCQDITQNCALLSTGSVLQNYLLSYLDQYNKVQKQLAASQPSQTDWNLLQLSVVLLQYLGTFRQAVHELEQTFIENVQTKQSQISVHPTRARFEYRLQTKGETNEMRKLVTTFQASAEPNREFFTELHPRMKRTCEDIHDTMLQIAFSPITKHFKQIEPVSNSPVGTMIGSTAMDALPDYSYAPQEYITLISQYLLTLPQHLEPLLLSPAGVLKAVLEVADHRYASNRPCADVFLALVVEESEALYVEQIENICSLSASGAKQLATDIEYFGSVLEEMGQSLGSNLQQTLKLLRAPLESYASIATGCDPELVAAIRQKRNLISC; encoded by the exons ATGGCTCTTAAATTTATG ATTGCTGTTATTTTGGCTTTGGTAGTGTGCACCCtggcagcaccagcaccagccccGGAACCAAAGCCGGATCCCAAGGCACAGCTTATCGCCGCAGCTCCGTTGGGTTACGCAGCTTACCCCTACCCATACCCCTACATTTCTCCGTACAGCAATGTATTGGCTCCCTACACTACTTACGCATATCCTAGCCTAG CTTACAGCTACAACTATCCTTATGCGCTT GATATAAGTGCGTTTTCTGGTGAGGATTTCGATGTCAGCAGTTGGATCAATAcatcgtacgatcgatcgCAAAGGACAGCCACTGGGTCCACCGGTAAGGAAGCATTCGTTTCGTCGCTCGTCTCCAAGATGCAACTGTACGTTCAGCAAATTAATGTTGCTCTCGAACAAACGGGTGGTCAAGTGTTGAAGAACATCCCAAAGGTGATTAGCGATGCAAGCATGCTCCAGATTGAGTCGGGCTTGCTGAAACAGCGCATGAATCAGGTGCAGCGCGATATTGCTCATCTGCAGACCGAAACCGGTGACTGTATGGTTAGTCTTGAACGGTTAGACAGTATCAAACAGCGGCTCCAAAGCTCAAAACAATGTCTGCAGGAGGCGGATGGATGGGGAAAGTTGGCGGGCGAGCTGGAAGATTTGCTGGAAAAGTCCGACATCGAGGCGTCCAGTGGAAAGCTGCTATCGTTACAGAAATCACTTGCTGCACAGATAGCCCTGCATGGCCATGCGGAACGAGAGAACCAAGTCGAGTATTTTAAGAACCGTCTTGAAGCACTCGTAAGTCCCTCAGTTGTGGTAGCACTACGTTCGATGGATATTGCAGCCTGTCGCCGTTATGTTGGCATTTTCGAAGGAATCGATCGGTTAGCACAGTTGAAACAGTATTACCGAACCGTGCTGAAAACCTTCGTGCAGGAACAATGGGCTAGTGCGATCGAGGGCAGCGAAAGCGGAGGATCAGACGTATTGAAGGAATTTTATGACAATTTACTGGAGCTTGTAAAGAATCATTTGCGCTGGTGCTGCCAGTGTTTCGGTGATGCTAACGACTGTGTGTTGGCGGTAGCGGAAGCTTTGGAAAACCTCGAACCGACGCGTGAGAGTATCGTCCGAAGTGCACTCAAGCGGGCCAATGATAAGTTCTGGACGTTGACACAATTTTCCAAAGTGAACGTTTCGATGGGCGCGTTGATCGAAGGATGGGTACGCGGTGGACCACAGCATGATATTCGATGTGAGGACGAGATCATCCTCGATCGTCTGGCCAGTTCCCTGTTTGTGTACTTTGGCATATTCATGAAGGAATATCCGACACTGGAAAACACCCAACTGGAGGCGGCTTTGCAAAGCTTAACGGTAGTTGGCACTGCTCCTACAGACAGCGTGCACAACCTGGAAAGTGCTAACGCTAAGATCGTACGTTGGGCCACGGAAGCAATGGCCCGCTGCCAAGACATCACACAAAACTGCGCTCTGCTGTCTACTGGAAGCGTTCTGCAGAATTACCTCCTATCCTATTTAGATCAATACAACAAGGTACAGAAGCAGCTTGCAGCCAGTCAACCGAGTCAAACGGATTGGAACCTCTTGCAGCTAAGTGTGGTTTTGTTACAATACCTTGGGACGTTCCGACAAGCCGTACATGAACTTGAACAAACATTCATTGAAAACGTCCAAACAAAGCAATCCCAGATAAGTGTACACCCGACACGTGCCCGCTTTGAGTATCGCTTGCAGACAAAAGGTGAAACTAACGAAATGCGTAAGCTAGTTACAACATTCCAGGCATCTGCTGAACCTAATCGTGAGTTTTTCACCGAATTACATCCTCGCATGAAGCGTACCTGTGAGGATATTCACGATACGATGCTGCAGATTGCATTCTCGCCCATCACAAAACATTTTAAGCAAATTGAACCCGTCTCTAATAGTCCGGTTGGCACGATGATCGGGTCGACTGCGATGGATGCGTTGCCGGATTACAGCTATGCGCCGCAGGAATATATCACACTGATTAGCCAATATTTACTCACGCTTCCGCAACACCTCGAACCGCTGCTATTGTCACCGGCTGGAGTACTAAAAGCTGTGCTAGAAGTGGCCGATCACAGGTACGCTTCGAACCGACCCTGTGCCGATGTATTCCTCGCTCTTGTTGTGGAAGAATCCGAAGCGTTGTACGTTGAACAGATTGAGAACATCTGCTCCCTGAGTGCATCCGGGGCGAAACAGTTGGCTACTGATATTG AGTACTTCGGCAGCGTGTTGGAAGAGATGGGCCAATCTTTGGGATCTAACCTGCAACAAACCTTAAAGCTACTGCGAGCACCATTGGAATCCTACGCGTCAATAGCAACTGGTTGCGATCCCGAATTAGTTGCCGCAATACGCCAAAAGCGTAATTTAATATCTTGCTGA